The stretch of DNA TCGGATTGAATTCCCCGCGTACTTCGGACGGTGCATGCGGTTTGGGATCAAAGGTTTCTAGTTGACTGGGGCCGCCCCACATGAAAAGAAAAATACATGCCTTGGCCGATCCAAAACCGACCGGTCCCGAACCGGCCTCTGCCGCCCGCGCGCTGCCGGGAAGACCTGCGCCCAGCAAGCTCAACGCACCGGCTTGCAACAGATCACGACGATTCAGTCGTGACGAGGTGCGGAATTCGTGGCAACTTGGGCGGGACATTCTGCAGGCTCTTTTTTGACAGGCAGTGTTCAACACGTAAAGATTCGTTTATATTTTCATTTTCGGCCGGATCTATGTCAAGCTGGAAGTGGAATCGCCCTCAAAAGCTTGAATCCGCTATAATAATTGTTGATCGGCAAGGATGGATCGATCAAGACGGTGATGAAATCAGCACGGCCTTCTAAAAACGTATTGTCACACGTCAAGAATTGACACGGCGAGAATCTCTCACGAAATTGTCAGAAATTCGTGCGGGGCTGATGAGGCTCGAATCGACAATCGCAATACGATTCTTATAGCAGGCACAGGCATCGTTGCGAATTTGACCTGATTGATCGGGTGAAATCGCTGTTTCAAGGACGAGGAGAGTTTCTGCAAATGAGTCTTCCTATGCAATCGATGTGGCGCAGCCGACGCGCAGCGTGGACAGTGCTGATGCTGATGCTGGGGAGTTTGCTCCCGTGCACCGTTGGTCTAGCCCAGCAATTCATTCCGGGCGGACCCGTTCAAGCGATGGCGCCCGCTGACGCCTTTCCGCAACACTCGAAACTCGGGCGACAATTGCTGATGGCGCAGGAGGAACTGGCGGCGAAGAATTATCGCGTCGGCTTACGTCGCCTGGGGCTGATCGTGGGCAGCGAACCGGTCCGCGGCACTCCTGACAACCAGCCGCTCAGCGAGGATCATTTCTATTCTGCAACGCCCGACGATCTTGCTACGTTTGGAAGCCTCAAAGCAGCCGCGCGTGAAATCATTGCCGCGCTTCCCGCCGACGGACTCGAAGTCTACGAGGATCTGTATGGCCGCATGGCACAGGCGGAATTGCAGGCGGCCAGCGCAGCGGGTGATTTCGAAAAAATGGCAGAAATCGCGCGGCGGTATTTTCATACCGCGGCCGGTTACGAAGCGGCTTATCAAGTCGCCGCACATCACATGGATCACGGACGCCCCATGGCAGCCGTGCGGATTTTTGGAGAATTGCTCAAACAGCCCCGCGCCACCCAGCGCTGGGAACCGATGTTATCAACCAAGGCGGCCATATGCTGGGCGCGGGCGGGGCGGGCCTCCGAAGCGGCGGATATTTTGGCGGCGTTAAAACAGCAGCAACCAGCGGATCACATTCTGCTGGGGGGCGCTCGGAAACCCTTGTTTCCCGATCCAGCAGCCGAGGCGGGGAGTCTCCCCGAAATTTATGGTCCCGCCCAATCAACAGGTCGGCGGAATGACGACTTAAGAATGCTGGGAGGCAATCCAACTCGAAATCAGTTCCAGGCTGAAAGCTTTCCGTTTCTGCGGCCCACATGGCGATCGGCCGTGTCAGATAACACTGGCGTCCTCGAGGTTCTGAACCATTGGAAACGCGCGCTGGCCGAGGCGGAGGATCTAAGCATTCCCGCCATCCGTCCGCTACAGGTCGATGATCTATTGCTTGTTAAAATCCTCGGCGACGAAGCGAATCCGACCGGATCGAAAATCCGTGCCTACGATGTCCAGAGCGGTGCTGTTCGTTGGGAGACGGCGGCCGATGCCACCTACGATCCCATGCCACCGAGTCCGACCTACAATGGCGGTCCCTCGCCCGGTGTTGAAAAAATCAAACGAAATACTGTTGCCGAGCAACGCGCTTGGCATGATCACACTTTTGCTGATCTGGCCAGCGACGGCGAGTCAGTCTATAGCGTCGAAGAATTAGACGTCTTTCGGACCTCCAACGGCATGATCACCGCGCCGCTGAGGGTTTATAACTTACTGTGCGCCTATGACCTGCAAACCGGAAAAGCTCTCTGGGAAGTCGGCGGCGGTCCGGGAGAGATTGCGCTTCCGTTGGCTGGGACATTTTTCCTCGGCCCCCCCCTGCCCTTGGATGGACGTTTGTACGTGATCGCCGAACAGGATCGTCACATCCGGATGCTGGTGCTCAACCCGCAAAACGGTGAACTGTTGTGGTCGCAAAGTCTCTTCGTGGTCAATGCCGGTCGGCAATCCTTGGTGCTGGATGTCTGGAGGCGAGTGGCCGGTCTGAGTCCGGCATACTCTGAAGGTTTGATCATTTGTCCCACGGGAGTGGGAGGCGTTGTTGCGTTTGACGTGGAAAGCCGCGAACTTCAATGGCATTTCACCTACGAAAATGCTTCCGGCCCGGCCCGGACAACACGGCGGTTTGCCGCGTCCCCTTCATCGCACCGCATGATGCCCGGCCAAGAAGGTCAACGCTGGTTAAATACCACACCGTTGATCGCCGAAGGGCGCGTGCTGATCGCACCGCAAGATGCGCGGCAATTGTACTGCATCGATGTCCTCACCGGCGAACTCTTGTGGCGCAAACAGCAAGTCGATCGGCTGCAAATCGTGGGGGTTCACGATGGAAACGTCGTTGTGTTGGGCAAACACGAACTTGAACTGTTTCAGCTCGAAACAGGCGAACCAGTTTTTAAAGCGCCGATTCCCATCCCCTCCCCCAGTGGACGTGCGGTGCTTTGCGGTGAGAACGTTCTGGTGCCGTTGAGTAGCGGCGAACTGGTCGTGATTGATCTAGCGTCGGGATCGATCGTGAACCGTGCAGCAACACCTGACGGTACGGTCCCCGGGAACCTGCTCTGTTTGCCTGATGCGGTTGTTTCGCAGGGGCTCACGGAGATGGCGGTTTATGAAGATTTCAGCCGCGCTAAACAACGCATCGCCGCACGCCTTCAGGAAAACCCTGCTGACCTGCAAGCGTTGCTGGCCAGCGCAGAAATCGCACAACAAGAAGGCGATTTGGCGGGGGCGATCACCGGTTTTCGTCAGGTCGCAGCAGCCACCAACAACCTAGCTGCCCAAACCCAGTTGCTCGACTTGTTGCTGCAAGGATTACAGACCGATTTTGCCACCTATCAAAATCAAACAGCGGAAATCAGGAACTTATTACAAGTCGTTCAGCCCGAAGCTGCCAACAGTTCGGAGAACGCCACTGATAGTGTTGTCGGTGCTCTCGATCCTATTCAGCAAGATGCGGCGTTACTGACCCAGCCGGATCGGCGGGGACTCTTCCTGCGCAGCCTGGGAGAAGGGTTTGCCGCTCAAGGAAATCCAGCCGCCGCGTTGGAGGCTTATTTGGAGTATTCCTCCACGGGACGCGGGGATTGGTTCGACGAGGTGCGGCCCGGTTGGGGGATTCGTCGGGACCAATGGTTCGCGGCACGGCTGTCGGAACTGTTGCACGGTGCGTCGGCCGAGCAAAAAGCCATCCTGGACCAACAGGCAGAGCAGGAATTCTCCACTGCAATCAATCCCATTCAGTCGGAACAGTTGCGTCGTTTTGTTGTTCGCTATGGCAACCATCCGTTGGTCAGCAAAGCCCTGCGCGCGATGGTCGACGCCACCGCCGATGGGATACACCCGTTAGAATCCGAATTCGCTTTATTGCGCTTGCGCCGCAGCACCGATGAGCAGACCGTGGCGTTTGCGACCGCGAAATTGGCCGCCTTGTCGATCGATTTTGGCCGGTACTCCGATGCAGCCGGCTACCTGCAAGAATTGCGGTCACTCTGGGCCGAGACGCCCATCTTGGATAAGAAAACAGGCAATGAACTGGTCGAATCCTGGTCCACCGATCCACTGGTCGCCGAACGACTGTCCGACAAATCCCCTTGGCTGATGGGCCGCGTTGATGTGGTCGATGAGAAAAAAATTCAACAGTCGCGCTCCATCGCGCAGCCGGTCAATGTGTTGGAAGTCCGCGAACGGCACAGTCCGCCGCTCGCGCTGCAATGGTCCATGACAAACGGATCGACCACCGCGACCTTGACCGCCCGAGACGGCAACACAACACCGGTCTGGAATGTCGATGTTCCCACCGGCGACGGAGGCCGAATCAATTTCAACAGTTACGCGCGCGCCTGCGGCGACTTGATAGTGTTGATGTCGGGCAACGAAATTCTCGCTGTGGATGCCCTCGGCTGGCAAAGCGGCACGGGAGTGGATGATGCTCAAGTCTCCACCGGACAGGTGCTGTGGCGCAAATACTTAAGGGGGCCGTATCCTCGTCGCGGCGTCGCTAGGCGTAGCAACAATTCTTGGGGCTTTGATCCACGGGGCCGCCAACTGGGCGTACTGGGTCCGGTGACAACTGAAGGCGTGTTCTACCGATCGGGTCGATCCATTTTTGCTGTGGCCACCATGACCGGAGAAACGTTGTGGCAACGGGGAGGCGTGGATCGTAATAGCAGGTTGTTTGCCGATGAAGACCGATTGATGGTCGTCTCGGGAGACGGGAAAACGGTCAAGTATTTCCGAATGACAGACGGAGCTGAATTGGGAACTCGCGACTATATTCCCGGAAAGCAACTGATTGCCGCCGTCGACGGAAACGTATTGAGTTTGGCATTTGCCAACGATCAATTGGTCATTCAGCAACAACACCTTTGGTCAGGCGACATGCTATGGAAACGGGAATTTCACCAACGCAGCCACTTCACGCGTGTGGGACACGACGAAATTGCGGTGTTTTCACCCGAAGGGCGACTGACGGTGTTGAACATCACGGACGGGACGACAGTCTTTGAAACCGATTTGGAGTATCCGCCAGAAACCAAATCGATTGCGGTATTTCCAGCCGACGACATCTATACGGTGATTGTCAATCATCCTGTGCCGGGGCGCAGGGGTCGCACCGCGGTTCCCGGCAATTCTCGACAATTGCAGGTCAATGGAACAGTGCATGGCATCGAACGTCGTACAGGAGAGCTGCTTTGGTCGGAAACAGTTGTCGGCCAAGCATTTGATCGGCGGCACCCCAGCGACATTCCGTTACTGTTCTTTGCCAATCGCGTCGTTTCCCGCGTCCGCACCGGCCGCTTCTCCTTTGCCGTACTCTGTCTGGATAAGCGGACCGGCAAACCGGTCTACAAGATCAATTCCCGCAGTGGACAGGTCTTGAATTACGAGGCAGATCCAGAAGCGCAAACCGTCACGTTGGACCTCGGCCGGTCCCTGCTCCGCTTTACGTTTACCGACGAACCGATCACTCCGCAACAGGGCGATCCTGCGGCAGAACCGTCAGAGTGACACTCGACATTGCCCAAACGTCAATGTTGACTCTGCCCGGTAATTTGCAGAATCGCTCCGGTTTCGCCGGTTTCTAGTAGAACCTCGTCCACGGTTTGTTTAACGTGTTCTTGGAACTCCGTGCGCCTGCGCGGACTCAATTCACATTTAATTTCCCTTAGGATGACTCTCAAGGAGTTTGATCACATGGCGGAGGCAACGACTACAGTGCAACAGGATGACATTATCGCGCGGCTGAAATTGAGCGGGGCATGGTTTGCAGCTGCAGCCGAGTTGGAATTTGAAGGTCTCATCAGCAAAGTCGCTGCCGACGAAGGAGTGGCAGTCAGCGATGATGAATTGCAAAGCGAATTCGACGCGTTTCGCGCTGATTTGGACCTGTTCAAGGCCGAAGAAACCAACGCTTGGCTGGCCGATTCCGGTATCACCGTCGAGCAGGTTGAAGCGATGCTTGAATCCAATATCTTGCAGGCCAAATTGGCGGACAAACTGATCGACGACGCACAGATCGATGCGCACTACAACCAAAACCCAGCCGCGTTCGACTATGCAGAAATCAGCCAACTGGTCGTCGACAACTCCGGTGCCGCTGGAGAATTGGCGCTGAGCATTCGCGAAGAAGGTGAAGATTTCGCCGCCTTGGCTGCTGAGCACTCGCTGGATGATTCGACCAGTTCCGATGGGGGCTACTTGGGACTGATTTCTCGTGAAGAAGCGGGCGGACTGCCGGGCGACATCGCCGATCGGATTTTTGCTGCTTCTGAGTCCGAAGTGATTGGTCCCTTCGAAGTGCCGGGCGGCGGTCATCTGATCATCCGTGTCGAAGAAGTCGGCAAACACGAATTAGACGATGACCTGCGGGCTGTCTTGCGGGGCCAGTTGTTCGATGCACACATGGCCCAATTGGCTGACAATTAAAAAAGAAGGGGCACCAATCGCTGACGGCCTGCGGCCAAGTGTCTTCAATTAGACTCCAAGTGGAGATCAAAACGACAACACCAACCGAGTCCAAGGCGAAGAGTTTGCTGGCGAGTTTGGGCATTTCCCAATGAGAGCCTTACAAATCACCGTGATAAAAAAGTTTCTTAAACCGTTACTATGAATGAGCTTGCGAGAAATACACACATACGGCTGTGTCCGGTTTTTCTCGATAAGCGTGATCCGATTACCTGACTGGCACGATTCCTGCGATTGTAGTTTATCAGTCAAGTCAAAACGGATCATGTGATCCACCAACGGAGAAACAAGAAAAGACACTCTTTATTGTTGGAGAAGCAAAATGTCATGCGTCAAGATTGAGGATCTGTCCGTCGAGCGAACTTTGGAAGAGAGTGAAACCAACGACATTGTCGGTGCCGGTGGATTCGCCGTGCACACCGGTCCTTACGGCGGGGGTGTACGTTGGAACGGCGGTAGCATCTATTGGGGTAACGGCGGACGATACCGTCGTCCTTGGGGTGGACACCGCGGTGGACATCGGGGTGGTTACTGGGGCGGGCCTCATCGTGGCGGACACGGTGGCAGACACGGCGGCCGACACGGTGGTGGACATCACCATGGCAGACGTCGTCCTTAATCGACATCCGGCAACAGACAGGAC from Symmachiella dynata encodes:
- a CDS encoding peptidylprolyl isomerase, with amino-acid sequence MAEATTTVQQDDIIARLKLSGAWFAAAAELEFEGLISKVAADEGVAVSDDELQSEFDAFRADLDLFKAEETNAWLADSGITVEQVEAMLESNILQAKLADKLIDDAQIDAHYNQNPAAFDYAEISQLVVDNSGAAGELALSIREEGEDFAALAAEHSLDDSTSSDGGYLGLISREEAGGLPGDIADRIFAASESEVIGPFEVPGGGHLIIRVEEVGKHELDDDLRAVLRGQLFDAHMAQLADN
- a CDS encoding PQQ-binding-like beta-propeller repeat protein, encoding MSLPMQSMWRSRRAAWTVLMLMLGSLLPCTVGLAQQFIPGGPVQAMAPADAFPQHSKLGRQLLMAQEELAAKNYRVGLRRLGLIVGSEPVRGTPDNQPLSEDHFYSATPDDLATFGSLKAAAREIIAALPADGLEVYEDLYGRMAQAELQAASAAGDFEKMAEIARRYFHTAAGYEAAYQVAAHHMDHGRPMAAVRIFGELLKQPRATQRWEPMLSTKAAICWARAGRASEAADILAALKQQQPADHILLGGARKPLFPDPAAEAGSLPEIYGPAQSTGRRNDDLRMLGGNPTRNQFQAESFPFLRPTWRSAVSDNTGVLEVLNHWKRALAEAEDLSIPAIRPLQVDDLLLVKILGDEANPTGSKIRAYDVQSGAVRWETAADATYDPMPPSPTYNGGPSPGVEKIKRNTVAEQRAWHDHTFADLASDGESVYSVEELDVFRTSNGMITAPLRVYNLLCAYDLQTGKALWEVGGGPGEIALPLAGTFFLGPPLPLDGRLYVIAEQDRHIRMLVLNPQNGELLWSQSLFVVNAGRQSLVLDVWRRVAGLSPAYSEGLIICPTGVGGVVAFDVESRELQWHFTYENASGPARTTRRFAASPSSHRMMPGQEGQRWLNTTPLIAEGRVLIAPQDARQLYCIDVLTGELLWRKQQVDRLQIVGVHDGNVVVLGKHELELFQLETGEPVFKAPIPIPSPSGRAVLCGENVLVPLSSGELVVIDLASGSIVNRAATPDGTVPGNLLCLPDAVVSQGLTEMAVYEDFSRAKQRIAARLQENPADLQALLASAEIAQQEGDLAGAITGFRQVAAATNNLAAQTQLLDLLLQGLQTDFATYQNQTAEIRNLLQVVQPEAANSSENATDSVVGALDPIQQDAALLTQPDRRGLFLRSLGEGFAAQGNPAAALEAYLEYSSTGRGDWFDEVRPGWGIRRDQWFAARLSELLHGASAEQKAILDQQAEQEFSTAINPIQSEQLRRFVVRYGNHPLVSKALRAMVDATADGIHPLESEFALLRLRRSTDEQTVAFATAKLAALSIDFGRYSDAAGYLQELRSLWAETPILDKKTGNELVESWSTDPLVAERLSDKSPWLMGRVDVVDEKKIQQSRSIAQPVNVLEVRERHSPPLALQWSMTNGSTTATLTARDGNTTPVWNVDVPTGDGGRINFNSYARACGDLIVLMSGNEILAVDALGWQSGTGVDDAQVSTGQVLWRKYLRGPYPRRGVARRSNNSWGFDPRGRQLGVLGPVTTEGVFYRSGRSIFAVATMTGETLWQRGGVDRNSRLFADEDRLMVVSGDGKTVKYFRMTDGAELGTRDYIPGKQLIAAVDGNVLSLAFANDQLVIQQQHLWSGDMLWKREFHQRSHFTRVGHDEIAVFSPEGRLTVLNITDGTTVFETDLEYPPETKSIAVFPADDIYTVIVNHPVPGRRGRTAVPGNSRQLQVNGTVHGIERRTGELLWSETVVGQAFDRRHPSDIPLLFFANRVVSRVRTGRFSFAVLCLDKRTGKPVYKINSRSGQVLNYEADPEAQTVTLDLGRSLLRFTFTDEPITPQQGDPAAEPSE